From SAR324 cluster bacterium, a single genomic window includes:
- the hisD gene encoding histidinol dehydrogenase: protein MKVAIYNNLTDFQQATTPEFSDEISNRVREIIGQVRAQGDKALKDLTSQFDGVSLDQIPVPSEYLRTCLEKMDTGLRSVLEEAADNIRRFHQRQKQQSQMEFEPDGTLLGWKVTPVDAAGVYVPGGRAVYPSTLLMNVIPAQVAGVPRLVMVSPPNRGTGFPHHLVCGAAALVGVEEIYAVGGAQSVAALACGTESIQKVVKITGPGNAYVAEAKRQVYGLVGIDSIAGPSEIMVVCDREDIPVEFLVRDLLSQAEHDPDAGAVMVTTSRRQAEAVAKRLEELIPTLPRKEILEESFRKRSGIIVAENLEDIFNAINEIAPEHLEVLTQNPMEDLHRIRNAGAIFLGPHTPEPLGDYFAGPNHTLPTSGAARFASPLGVSDFVKTSSILSYSRSKLQQQGPSVMRFAQEEELFAHAEAIRVRLESSF, encoded by the coding sequence GGGTGACAAAGCTCTCAAAGATTTGACTAGCCAGTTCGATGGTGTATCGCTGGATCAAATCCCTGTACCAAGTGAGTATCTGAGGACCTGCCTAGAAAAAATGGATACGGGCCTTCGTTCGGTCTTAGAAGAGGCTGCGGATAATATTCGCCGCTTTCACCAAAGACAAAAGCAGCAGAGTCAGATGGAATTTGAGCCAGACGGCACTCTGCTAGGTTGGAAGGTCACTCCTGTTGATGCTGCAGGTGTTTATGTGCCGGGTGGAAGAGCAGTCTATCCTTCAACACTTCTAATGAACGTTATCCCTGCTCAGGTAGCTGGAGTGCCCAGACTGGTCATGGTGTCTCCACCAAATCGGGGAACTGGCTTTCCCCATCATTTGGTTTGTGGTGCAGCCGCCTTGGTCGGTGTCGAAGAGATCTATGCGGTTGGCGGAGCACAATCTGTTGCAGCGCTTGCCTGCGGTACAGAGTCCATCCAAAAAGTTGTCAAAATAACTGGACCTGGCAATGCATACGTTGCTGAGGCAAAAAGACAGGTATACGGTCTTGTAGGGATCGATTCGATTGCGGGCCCAAGCGAAATCATGGTGGTCTGTGACCGAGAGGACATTCCTGTAGAATTCTTGGTGAGAGACCTACTCTCCCAAGCTGAACACGATCCAGATGCAGGTGCGGTAATGGTCACAACATCTCGAAGACAAGCAGAGGCTGTTGCAAAAAGATTGGAGGAGTTGATCCCAACCTTACCCAGAAAGGAAATTCTCGAAGAATCCTTCCGAAAAAGATCCGGGATCATTGTGGCTGAAAATTTAGAAGATATCTTTAACGCTATCAACGAGATCGCTCCCGAACATTTAGAAGTGCTGACTCAAAACCCAATGGAGGATTTACATCGCATTCGTAACGCGGGAGCAATTTTCTTGGGTCCCCACACCCCTGAACCTTTGGGTGATTATTTTGCAGGACCTAACCATACGCTTCCTACCTCCGGTGCTGCCCGCTTTGCTTCACCTCTTGGTGTATCAGATTTTGTAAAGACGAGTTCAATCCTCTCTTATTCCAGGTCAAAGCTCCAACAACAAGGTCCCTCTGTAATGCGTTTTGCTCAAGAAGAAGAGTTGTTTGCACATGCAGAAGCTATCCGGGTTCGTTTGGAAAGTAGTTTTTGA